In one window of Streptomyces sp. FXJ1.172 DNA:
- a CDS encoding DUF6445 family protein: protein MPPQPPPRMPAALPVLPYRKPTKGRDYWVFDDVLPGADAVRERCLAKDDWVEGYPYTSETWPGLRAMPGLEPGELAVIERLVKQATGAKELWVQQAPGGGTLNHNCVQVVGEGESEPRPHTDSRALCRYAAVLYLNPNVPKDCGTAFYRQSLPGGRLGGNIVQAPHNNLVEALGTRFVPGDHFEEDVRVPHRYNRLLLYNANLVHSATGYHGKALEEKRMTAVFFWMA from the coding sequence ATGCCCCCACAGCCGCCCCCCAGGATGCCCGCCGCACTGCCCGTGCTGCCGTACCGCAAGCCCACCAAGGGCCGTGACTACTGGGTCTTCGACGACGTCCTGCCCGGCGCCGACGCCGTACGGGAGCGGTGTCTGGCCAAGGACGACTGGGTCGAGGGGTACCCGTACACCTCCGAGACCTGGCCCGGGCTGCGGGCCATGCCCGGCCTGGAGCCCGGTGAACTCGCCGTCATCGAACGGCTGGTGAAGCAGGCCACCGGTGCCAAGGAGCTGTGGGTGCAGCAGGCGCCCGGCGGCGGCACGCTGAACCACAACTGCGTGCAGGTGGTCGGCGAGGGCGAGAGCGAGCCCCGCCCGCACACCGATTCCCGCGCCCTGTGCCGGTACGCGGCCGTGCTCTACCTCAACCCGAACGTGCCCAAGGACTGCGGCACCGCCTTCTACCGCCAGTCACTGCCGGGCGGGCGGCTCGGCGGCAACATCGTCCAGGCCCCGCACAACAACCTCGTCGAGGCGCTCGGCACCAGGTTCGTTCCCGGCGACCACTTCGAGGAGGACGTCCGCGTCCCGCACCGGTACAACCGTCTGCTCCTCTACAACGCCAACCTCGTGCACAGCGCGACCGGTTACCACGGCAAGGCGCTGGAGGAGAAGCGCATGACGGCGGTCTTCTTCTGGATGGCGTGA
- a CDS encoding cytochrome C oxidase subunit I, with protein sequence MSSPAGHGAEGALANQVEGYLLWRARIAEAEQRARDFTRPMDWLTTAQREEIERRHIADGLSRARADLERVAARCTSLRAEYEHRYAELKRRCLAVTLAVCAGCTAVATLLVLL encoded by the coding sequence GTGAGCAGCCCGGCCGGGCACGGAGCCGAGGGCGCGCTCGCCAACCAGGTGGAGGGCTACCTCCTGTGGCGGGCCCGGATCGCCGAGGCGGAACAGCGCGCGCGGGACTTCACCCGCCCCATGGACTGGCTGACGACCGCGCAGCGCGAGGAGATCGAGCGCCGTCACATCGCCGACGGCCTCAGCCGCGCCCGCGCCGACCTGGAACGCGTCGCGGCCCGCTGCACCTCCCTGCGCGCCGAGTACGAACACCGCTACGCGGAACTGAAGCGCCGCTGCCTGGCCGTGACCCTCGCGGTGTGCGCGGGCTGCACGGCCGTGGCGACGCTGCTGGTGCTCCTGTGA
- a CDS encoding DUF4142 domain-containing protein — protein sequence MAVTLVALAYPSMLGLSKVATAQDRVISNTQWGPLTEQDRDFVVKVRAAGLWEYPVGQLGLQKSTTPAVVTASKHLVDGHAALDTTCRKIAPMLNITLPNLPSPQQQGFVSQLKADSGKKFDSDFANILRMTHGAIFNTISKIRSTTKNSLVRALADQANNTVLDHMTVMEKTGLVDFDQTIFQQTTPPKLPNSDLTPPPPAAGQPEVVLTPPPNATSTPVDINGIAGGGAAAASPGASPAPTAG from the coding sequence ATGGCCGTGACCCTCGTGGCACTGGCCTACCCGAGCATGCTCGGTCTGAGCAAGGTCGCCACCGCCCAGGACCGGGTCATCTCCAACACCCAGTGGGGGCCGCTCACCGAGCAGGACCGTGACTTCGTGGTCAAGGTGCGGGCGGCCGGTCTGTGGGAGTACCCGGTGGGGCAGTTGGGGCTCCAGAAGAGCACCACCCCGGCCGTCGTCACGGCCAGCAAGCACCTGGTCGACGGGCACGCTGCGCTGGACACCACCTGCCGCAAGATCGCCCCGATGCTCAACATCACCCTTCCCAACCTGCCGAGCCCCCAACAGCAAGGCTTCGTCAGCCAGTTGAAGGCGGACAGCGGGAAGAAGTTCGACAGCGACTTCGCCAACATCCTGCGGATGACGCACGGCGCGATCTTCAACACGATCTCGAAGATCCGGTCCACCACCAAGAACTCGCTGGTGCGCGCCCTCGCCGACCAGGCCAACAACACCGTGCTGGACCACATGACGGTGATGGAGAAGACCGGTCTGGTCGACTTCGACCAGACGATCTTCCAGCAGACGACCCCGCCGAAGCTGCCCAACTCCGACCTGACCCCGCCGCCGCCGGCGGCCGGCCAGCCGGAGGTGGTCCTGACTCCGCCGCCGAACGCGACGTCCACACCTGTGGACATCAACGGGATCGCGGGCGGCGGCGCGGCGGCGGCCTCGCCGGGGGCGAGCCCCGCGCCGACGGCGGGCTAG